Proteins encoded in a region of the Triticum dicoccoides isolate Atlit2015 ecotype Zavitan chromosome 3A, WEW_v2.0, whole genome shotgun sequence genome:
- the LOC119269469 gene encoding protein ALP1-like isoform X2 yields MRREYFDNKIWKNDTTCVNMLRLRRESFFRFCQLFRDRNLLNDTIHLTVEQQLAMFLHTVGHNIRNMVIGANFGRSGEVVSRYFKRVFHAIGELRDDLIRKPSLETQTKIEGNYRWDPYFKDCIGAIDGTHVRASVTPDMEAAFRGRKTCATQNVMAAVDFDLRFTYVLAGWEGTAHDALVLCDALERENGLRVPQGKFYLVDVGYGAKPGFLPPFRGVRYHLNEWGNNPVQNEKELFNLRHSSLHVTVERAFGSLKRRFKILNDATPFFLFPTQVDIVVACCIIHNWAINDGIDEYIIPEDEWVPNITHASSSSGQAHEHAYMASFRQGLADQIWEDRQNHLQGQNM; encoded by the exons ATGAGAAGAGAGTATTTTGACAACAAAATATGGAAGAATGACACAACTTGTGTGAACATGCTTAGGCTTCGGAGAGAATCTTTCTTTAGGTTTTGTCAACTGTTTAGGGATCGCAACTTGCTAAATGACACAATACACTTGACTGTTGAGCAACAACTAGCAATGTTCCTGCACACCGTTGGGCACAACATTAGAAATATGGTAATTGGCGCCAATTTTGGTAGATCCGGTGAAGTTGTGAGCCGTTACTTCAAAAGGGTATTCCATGCCATTGGTGAGCTTCGAGATGACCTTATTAGGAAGCCTTCATTGGAGACCCAAACCAAAATAGAAGGAAACTACCGGTGGGATCCATACTTTAAG GATTGTATTGGAGCTATTGATGGCACACATGTGCGAGCCTCCGTTACACCAGATATGGAGGCTGCCTTTCGTGGTAGAAAGACTTGTGCTACTCAAAATGTGATGGCGGCTGTAGATTTTGACCTTCGATTCACATATGTTTTGGCCGGTTGGGAGGGGACAGCACATGATGCTCTAGTTTTATGTGATGCTTTAGAACGTGAGAATGGTCTACGTGTCCCACAAG GAAAATTTTATCTAGTTGATGTTGGATATGGAGCCAAACCGGGTTTTTTGCCTCCTTTTCGTGGCGTGAGGTATCACTTGAATGAGTGGGGAAACAACCCCGTGCAAAACGAGAAGGAGTTGTTCAACCTTAGGCATTCTTCTCTTCATGTGACCGTAGAACGTGCATTTGGCTCATTGAAGAGAAGATTCAAGATACTTAATGATGCCACCCCATTCTTTCTATTTccaacacaagttgacattgttgtgGCTTGTTGCATTATTCACAATTGGGCTATAAATGATGGGATAGATGAATATATCATACCCGAGGATGAATGGGTGCCAAATATTACTCatgcttcgtcatcaagtggccaaGCACATGAACATGCATACATGGCTAGTTTTAGGCAAGGACTTGCTGATCAAATATGGGAAGACCGACAAAACCATTTGCAAGGTCAAAATATGTAG
- the LOC119272644 gene encoding uncharacterized protein LOC119272644 → MAYSPSTPSPGAAFAVGSFPGAISEDSVFPRPPPPTPKGHMPLPFIADAELNALFDRMVLSPPVPVLRLGAPSRLNIRSSATPLVSLDSPDLASLRAAGDVGYFHLVGHGIPPQLPSSALAELSRVDASAMRASILSTLGFSAENQGVDAGVEPVMVFDVDELGMDALSAALEYARLMREVGMQVVGLFSGSGGVGFGENPFAEEGGRKARCLVWVSKVGSGEPAVPPAAGDAKAYPYVLGLHCEWEQGAGASSWVMDDSGEWRAVGASEGALLVTIGDIAQVWSNGKLKKLRGMARPTPAPGSDGEEGGEPARLSITVLITLPLDSVVSPLLPLSGAGEDGGDVEKEEKEEVSEDGDEDGGSFRPFSLESYAWGLYHDQLESKDPLAPYRI, encoded by the exons ATGGCTTACTCCCCCTCCACCCCCTCCCCCGGCGCCGCCTTCGCCGTCGGGTCCTTCCCAGGAGCAATCTCCGAGGACAGCGTGTTCCCCAGACCCCCTCCACCAACGCCTAAAGGCCACATGCCGCTCCCTTTCATCGCCGACGCCGAGCTCAATGCTCTGTTCGACCGCATGGTCCTCTCCCCGCCGGTTCCAGTCCTCCGCCTAGGCGCCCCCTCTCGCCTCAACATCCGCTCGTCGGCGACTCCGCTGGTCTCGCTCGACTCCCCTGACTTGGCCTCCCTTCGCGCCGCCGGGGACGTGGGCTACTTCCATCTCGTCGGCCATGGCATCCCTCCCCAGCTGCCATCCTCTGCACTCGCCGAGCTGTCTCGCGTCGACGCGTCCGCTATGCGCGCGTCCATCCTTTCCACGCTCGGGTTCTCCGCGGAGAATCAGGGAGTGGACGCCGGCGTCGAACCCGTCATGGTGTTCGACGTCGACGAGCTGGGGATGGACGCGCTCTCGGCGGCGCTGGAGTACGCGCGGCTGATGAGGGAGGTGGGTATGCAGGTGGTGGGGCTTTTCTCTGGGTCTGGTGGGGTGGGTTTCGGGGAGAATCCGTTCGCggaggaggggggaaggaaggCGAGGTGCCTGGTGTGGGTCTCCAAGGTCGGCTCGGGCGAGCCGGCGGTGCCTCCGGCCGCCGGCGACGCAAAGGCGTATCCGTACGTCTTGGGACTCCATTGCGAGTGGGAGCAGGGAGCCGGTGCGTCGAGCTGGGTGATGGACGACAGCGGCGAGTGGAGGGCCGTAGGCGCCAGCGAGGGTGCACTCCTGGTCACCATCGGTGACATTGCTCAG GTGTGGAGCAATGGCAAGCTGAAGAAACTGAGAGGCATGGCTCGCCCCACTCCTGCCCCCGGCAGCGACGGTGAAGAGGGCGGGGAGCCAGCCCGCCTGTCCATCACCGTGCTGATCACACTGCCCCTGGACAGCGTCGTCTCGCCGCTGCTGCCGCTCTCTGGTGCCGGTGAAGACGGCGGCGAcgtggagaaggaggagaaggaggaggtctCTGAAGACGGTGATGAGGATGGAGGCAGCTTTCGCCCCTTCTCCCTGGAGAGCTACGCGTGGGGGCTGTACCATGATCAGCTTGAGTCCAAGGATCCGCTTGCCCCGTACCGCATATGA
- the LOC119269469 gene encoding protein ALP1-like isoform X1 has protein sequence MITLVVQSRKRKRREAITYAPIDERDRMRREYFDNKIWKNDTTCVNMLRLRRESFFRFCQLFRDRNLLNDTIHLTVEQQLAMFLHTVGHNIRNMVIGANFGRSGEVVSRYFKRVFHAIGELRDDLIRKPSLETQTKIEGNYRWDPYFKDCIGAIDGTHVRASVTPDMEAAFRGRKTCATQNVMAAVDFDLRFTYVLAGWEGTAHDALVLCDALERENGLRVPQGKFYLVDVGYGAKPGFLPPFRGVRYHLNEWGNNPVQNEKELFNLRHSSLHVTVERAFGSLKRRFKILNDATPFFLFPTQVDIVVACCIIHNWAINDGIDEYIIPEDEWVPNITHASSSSGQAHEHAYMASFRQGLADQIWEDRQNHLQGQNM, from the exons ATGATAACATTGGTTGTTCaatccagaaaaagaaaaagaagagaagcAATTACGTATGCCCCAATTGATGAGAGAGATAGGATGAGAAGAGAGTATTTTGACAACAAAATATGGAAGAATGACACAACTTGTGTGAACATGCTTAGGCTTCGGAGAGAATCTTTCTTTAGGTTTTGTCAACTGTTTAGGGATCGCAACTTGCTAAATGACACAATACACTTGACTGTTGAGCAACAACTAGCAATGTTCCTGCACACCGTTGGGCACAACATTAGAAATATGGTAATTGGCGCCAATTTTGGTAGATCCGGTGAAGTTGTGAGCCGTTACTTCAAAAGGGTATTCCATGCCATTGGTGAGCTTCGAGATGACCTTATTAGGAAGCCTTCATTGGAGACCCAAACCAAAATAGAAGGAAACTACCGGTGGGATCCATACTTTAAG GATTGTATTGGAGCTATTGATGGCACACATGTGCGAGCCTCCGTTACACCAGATATGGAGGCTGCCTTTCGTGGTAGAAAGACTTGTGCTACTCAAAATGTGATGGCGGCTGTAGATTTTGACCTTCGATTCACATATGTTTTGGCCGGTTGGGAGGGGACAGCACATGATGCTCTAGTTTTATGTGATGCTTTAGAACGTGAGAATGGTCTACGTGTCCCACAAG GAAAATTTTATCTAGTTGATGTTGGATATGGAGCCAAACCGGGTTTTTTGCCTCCTTTTCGTGGCGTGAGGTATCACTTGAATGAGTGGGGAAACAACCCCGTGCAAAACGAGAAGGAGTTGTTCAACCTTAGGCATTCTTCTCTTCATGTGACCGTAGAACGTGCATTTGGCTCATTGAAGAGAAGATTCAAGATACTTAATGATGCCACCCCATTCTTTCTATTTccaacacaagttgacattgttgtgGCTTGTTGCATTATTCACAATTGGGCTATAAATGATGGGATAGATGAATATATCATACCCGAGGATGAATGGGTGCCAAATATTACTCatgcttcgtcatcaagtggccaaGCACATGAACATGCATACATGGCTAGTTTTAGGCAAGGACTTGCTGATCAAATATGGGAAGACCGACAAAACCATTTGCAAGGTCAAAATATGTAG